Within the uncultured Bacteroides sp. genome, the region CAACTTTCATCGCAAAGAGCTTACTTACCTGAATAGGGAAGAACTGAATTTTTCCGTTCGTTTTGCTCCTTTTGTAAACGAGCGAAATGCTATGGGAATAATGGATGAGCTTACACTGGCTCAACAACATATCGAACAAAATGTGAACGCAAAAATGGTCTTCTTTGATTTCTCATTGAAAATGATTGTTTTGCTGAAACAATAAATAATATAAAAATGGATTATAAATTACATAACGGAAGCGGGAAATTATGCTGTAAAGGCTGCTCCCGACAAGATAATAAACTGAACACTTACGACTGGCTGGCCGACATTCCGGGAAGTGGTAATGAAAGTGACCTGGTAGAAGTTCAGTTTAAAAATACACGTAAAGGGTATTATCAAAACAGCAACGGATTAAAACTGGAAAAAGGAGACATCGTTGCCGTGGAATCAACTCCCGGACACGATATAGGAACAGTAACGCTTACAGGAAGACTGGTTCCTTTACAAATGTCGAAAACCGGATTTAAACCAAACGCCGAAATCAAACGTGTATATCGCAAAGTAAAAGCGGTAGACATGGAGAAATATGAAGAGGCAAAAGCAAAAGAGCACGACACAATGATTCGCTCAAGGCAAATTGCAAAAAATCTGGATCTCAATATGAAGATCGGCGATGTGGAATATCAGGGAGACGGTAACAAAGCTATTTTTTATTACATTGCAGACGAACGTGTTGACTTCCGCCAGCTAATAAAAGTACTAGCTGAGACATTCCGAGTACGAATTGAGATGAAGCAGATTGGAGCAAGACAGGAAGCCGGCAGAATTGGTGGAATCGGTCCTTGCGGAAGAGAGCTATGTTGTGCTACATGGATGACAAATTTTGTGTCTGTATCTACCAGTGCGGCAAGGTTACAGGATATCTCACTGAATCCTCAGAAGCTGGCCGGACAATGTGCCAAATTAAAATGCTGCATGAATTATGAAGTAGACACTTATGTGGAAGCACAAAAGCGTTTACCTTCAAGAGAGATAGAGCTGGAGACAAAAGATGGTGCGTTTTATTTCTTTAAAGCTGATATATTAAGTAATCAGATATCATATTCAACTGATAAGAATTTCGCAGCCAACCTAGTCACTATCTCGGGAAAAAGAGCCTTTGAGGTGATTAATCTCAATCGTAAAGGCATCAAGCCTGACAGTTTGCACGAATCAGAGAAGAAACCAGAACCGCAAAAACCGACAGACCTACTAGAGCAGGAAAGTCTTACTCGTTTTGATAAACGAAAAGGAGGGAATGAAAGCCGGAATGCCAGAAGAAATGAAGGTGGAAACAGGAACAGAAATGAGAACAGAAACAGACCTGACAAAGCCGTCCGAGATGAGAATGAAAACAAGAGCAATAGCGAAACGGTAAACAGAAATGAAGGCGAAAACAGACCTGAAAACAGAAACAGACAAATAAGCAGAAACAGACCTGAAAACGTCTCCAGGAAAGAGAATACAAACAATAGCAACAAAGAGAACGTAAACAAGAACGAAAGCGAGAACAAGAATGAGAGTGGAAACACAAATAGAAACAGACGTAGAAAAAGACCCA harbors:
- the ricT gene encoding regulatory iron-sulfur-containing complex subunit RicT — protein: MDYKLHNGSGKLCCKGCSRQDNKLNTYDWLADIPGSGNESDLVEVQFKNTRKGYYQNSNGLKLEKGDIVAVESTPGHDIGTVTLTGRLVPLQMSKTGFKPNAEIKRVYRKVKAVDMEKYEEAKAKEHDTMIRSRQIAKNLDLNMKIGDVEYQGDGNKAIFYYIADERVDFRQLIKVLAETFRVRIEMKQIGARQEAGRIGGIGPCGRELCCATWMTNFVSVSTSAARLQDISLNPQKLAGQCAKLKCCMNYEVDTYVEAQKRLPSREIELETKDGAFYFFKADILSNQISYSTDKNFAANLVTISGKRAFEVINLNRKGIKPDSLHESEKKPEPQKPTDLLEQESLTRFDKRKGGNESRNARRNEGGNRNRNENRNRPDKAVRDENENKSNSETVNRNEGENRPENRNRQISRNRPENVSRKENTNNSNKENVNKNESENKNESGNTNRNRRRKRPSNRPQQRDDKPQSEKE